A stretch of the Gossypium hirsutum isolate 1008001.06 chromosome D07, Gossypium_hirsutum_v2.1, whole genome shotgun sequence genome encodes the following:
- the LOC121219360 gene encoding CST complex subunit STN1 produces the protein MDQQPPSLLHIHVKLLGFSLHSITPWPNNPSIFYLNGKRISRIEILGVVTSRDYRPNKFLRFTLDDGTHSITCILWLNHLTSPFFASRQPATLRVISDLAKCFADDIQFGKVARVRGRVSSYRGDLQVTVSDVVIERDPDAETLHRLDCISLGRRCYFG, from the coding sequence ATGGATCAACAACCACCATCACTGCTACACATCCATGTAAAGCTCCTAGGTTTCAGCCTCCACTCCATCACTCCTTGGCCCAATAACCCCTCCATTTTCTACCTCAACGGCAAACGAATCTCACGCATCGAAATCCTCGGTGTAGTCACTTCCCGTGACTATAGACCCAACAAATTCCTTAGATTCACCCTCGACGACGGCACCCATTCTATTACTTGCATTCTCTGGCTTAACCACCTCACTTCCCCTTTCTTCGCTTCCCGTCAACCCGCTACGCTTCGGGTTATTTCTGATTTGGCTAAATGCTTCGCCGATGATATCCAGTTTGGGAAAGTGGCTAGAGTTCGTGGGAGGGTTAGTAGCTATAGAGGTGATTTGCAGGTCACTGTTTCTGATGTTGTTATTGAAAGGGATCCTGATGCTGAGACTTTGCATCGCCTTGATTGTATTAGTTTGGGTCGCCGGTGTTACTTCGGTTAG
- the LOC121219361 gene encoding uncharacterized protein isoform X2, whose protein sequence is MIALRPVLVPYTSQTLLTSHGKPTLMMKHSNEMYEKKLVYKNRRVGILLDYAARDEDESKVLQCYDKIVLALNEILSEL, encoded by the exons ATGATAGCATTAAGACCAGTTCTAGTTCCATACACTTCACAAACCTTACTCACCAGCCATGGAAAACCCACCCTGATGATGAAACACAGcaatgaaatgtatgaaaaaaaGCTTGTCTACAAGAACAGAAGGGTTGGAATCTTG TTGGATTATGCAGCAAGGGATGAAGATGAATCTAAAGTTTTGCAGTGTTACGATAAGATTGTTTTGGCTCTCAATGAAATTTTGTCAGAACTATGA
- the LOC107936803 gene encoding GPI mannosyltransferase 1, whose protein sequence is MISLKPRSILLISAIFRVGLILFGEWQDTHVEVRYTDVDYLVFSDAASLMASGQSPYKRTTYRYSPLLAFLLIPNSFTSRCWGKFLFSASDLFVGLFIRIILKQRKVPDDLCTYSMLIWLFNPFTFTIGTRGNCEPIVCAMILWIIICLNNGNVVQAAFWYGLIVHFRIYPIIYALPIIIFLDPCFFRSGTKPLLSDWTSDQGKARQINSELTDKCVVSDALKSTFTRSRILFGLISGTVFLLCTGFFFRLYGWEFLHEALLYHLTRTDPRHNFSIYFYHIYLNYERELSVLEKLISFLPQFIVQLVLILCFAKDLVFCFFVQTVAFVAFNKVITAQYFVWFFCLLPLILPWSNMKLKWKGLCCILLWMGAQTHWLLWGYLLEFKGKNVFLQLWMASLLFLAANTFILIVLIRHHNYGPVFRQHTDLKTTKTT, encoded by the exons ATGATTTCACTTAAACCTCGTTCGATTCTTCTCATATCAGCCATTTTCCGTGTGGGTTTAATCCTATTTGGTGAATGGCAAGATACCCATGTGGAAGTTCGATACACAGATGTGGATTATCTCGTCTTCTCCGATGCTGCTTCTTTAATGGCTTCCGGTCAATCTCCTTATAAAAGAACCACTTATCGTTATTCACCTTTACTTGCTTTCTTATTAATCCCCAATTCTTTTACTTCTCGTTGTTGGGGCAAATTTCTCTTCTCAGCTTCag ATTTGTTCGTTGGTTTGTTTATTCGTATCATATTGAAGCAACGCAAGGTGCCTGATGATCTATGCACGTATTCCATGTTGATTTGGCTTTTCAATCCATTTACCTTCACAATTGGAACTCGAGGAAACTGTGAACCTATTGTTTGTGCTATGATTTTGTGGATTATTATCTGTCTTAATAATG GTAATGTAGTACAAGCTGCGTTTTGGTACGGTCTTATAGTTCACTTCAGAATTTATCCTATAATCTATGCGCTTCCTATCATCATTTTTCTCGATCCATGCTTTTTTCGATCTGGAACAAAACCATTGCTTAGTGATTGGACTTCCGATCAAGGGAAAGCTCGTCAAATCAATTCAGAATTGACTGATAAATGCGTTGTGAGTGATGCATTGAAAAGCACATTCACGAGGTCAAGGATTTTGTTTGGTCTCATTTCCGGGACTGTTTTCCTCTTATGTACTGGTTTCTTCTTCCGGTTATACGGATGGGAATTTCTACATGAGGCATTGCTATACCATCTTACTCGCACGGATCCAAGACATAATTTTTCCATCTATTTCTACCATATCTATCTTAACTATGAACGCGAGCTTTCGGTTCTTGAAAAGCTCATCTCCTTTTTGCCTCAGTTTATAGTGCAGCTAGTCCTCATTTTATGCTTCGCAAAGGATCTTGTATTCTGCTTCTTTGTACAGACAGTGGCATTTGTAGCATTCAATAAG GTAATCACGGCACAGTACTTCGTCTGGTTCTTTTGTCTCTTGCCTCTTATTTTGCCATGGAGCAATATGAAGCTTAAATGGAAAGGCCTATGTTGCATTCTTTTGTGGATGGGAGCTCAAACCCATTGGTTATTATGGGGTTACCTGCTCGAGTTTAAAGGCAAAAACGTCTTTCTACAGCTCTGGATGGCGAGTTTATTGTTCCTGGCTGCTAATACTTTCATATTGATCGTGCTTATTCGGCACCATAACTACGGTCCTGTATTTAGACAACATACAGACTTGAAGACAACAAAGACAACATGA
- the LOC121219361 gene encoding psbQ-like protein 3, chloroplastic isoform X1 produces the protein MIALRPVLVPYTSQTLLTSHGKPTLMMKHSNEMYEKKLVYKNRRVGILVITTMAASFSSSLNNIACGLDLRMVAPDQTIEEAKNGIQNHAKGLLQVKDLIELKAWREAQKELRKSSSLLKQDIYTIIQAKPGNERQNLRKLYFNLFNSVSKLDYAARDEDESKVLQCYDKIVLALNEILSEL, from the exons ATGATAGCATTAAGACCAGTTCTAGTTCCATACACTTCACAAACCTTACTCACCAGCCATGGAAAACCCACCCTGATGATGAAACACAGcaatgaaatgtatgaaaaaaaGCTTGTCTACAAGAACAGAAGGGTTGGAATCTTGGTAATAACAACAATGGctgcttctttttcttcttctttaaataATATTGCTTGTGGACTTGACTTAAGAATGGTGGCACCAGACCAAACAATTGAAGAAGCAAAAAATGGGATTCAAAATCATGCAAAGGGTTTATTACAAGTGAAGGACTTGATTGAATTAAAAGCATGGCGTGAAGCTCAAAAGGAATTAAGGAAGAGTTCGTCATTGTTGAAACAagatatttatactattattcaAGCGAAACCTGGAAATGAAAGGCAAAATCTTAGGAAAttgtattttaatctttttaatagtGTTAGTAAG TTGGATTATGCAGCAAGGGATGAAGATGAATCTAAAGTTTTGCAGTGTTACGATAAGATTGTTTTGGCTCTCAATGAAATTTTGTCAGAACTATGA
- the LOC107936809 gene encoding protein TIC 40, chloroplastic isoform X3, which produces MGSFKLKGEGFFSYEKYAMQQAFKTMMGQMNTQNNQFANAAFPSGSPFPFPTPPSTGPVTSPSPSSAQKTSITVDVPATKVEAAPVIDPSTKGKSETEKAEPKKYAFVDVSPEETVQKSSFEDVAETSSSNNAQIPKDVSDNGAASKQDTGAFGGYQSTGKAGPGLSVDALEKMLEDPTVQKMVYPYLPEEMRNPETFKWMLQNPQYRQQLQDMLNNMGGSSEWDNRMMDSLKNFDLNSPEVKQQFDQIGLTPEEVISKIMANPEVAMAFQNPRVQAAIMDCSQNPLSIAKYQNDKEVMDVFNKISELFPGVTGPP; this is translated from the exons ATGG GTAGCTTCAAGCTTAAAGGTGAGGGTTTTTTCTCATATGAG AAATATGCAATGCAGCAAGCTTTCAAAACTATGATGGGCCAAATGAATACACAAAATAACCAATTTGCCAATGCTGCTTTTCCTTCGGGATCCCCGTTTCCTTTTCCAACACCTCCGTCAACAGGACCTGTCACATCCCCTTCTCCATCTTCTGCTCAAAAAACTAGCATTACGGTTGATGTACCTGCAACAAAAGTTGAAGCAGCCCCGGTGATTGATCCATCAACCAAAGGAAAAAGTGAAACAGAAAAAGCAGAACCAAAGAAATATG CTTTTGTAGATGTTTCTCCAGAAGAAACTGTGCAGAAGAGTTCTTTTGAAGATGTGGCTGAGACAAGTTCATCAAACAATGCTCAAATTCCCAAGGAT GTCTCTGATAATGGAGCTGCATCAAAGCAGGATACCGGTGCTTTTGGTGGTTATCAGTCAACTG GAAAAGCAGGTCCGGGTTTATCTGTGGATGCTTTAGAGAAAATGTTGGAAGATCCAACGGTGCAGAAGATGGTTTATCC ATATTTGCCAGAAGAAATGAGGAACCCCGAGACATTTAAAT GGATGCTACAAAATCCTCAATACCGTCAACAACTGCAAGACATGCT aaataatatGGGTGGAAGTTCCGAATGGGACAATAGGATGATGGATTCCTTGAAAAACTTTGATCTCAACAGTCCTGAGGTGAAGCAGCAATTCG ACCAGATTGGCCTTACACCTGAAGAAGTAATATCCAAAATCATGGCCAATCCTGAAGTTGCTATGGCATTTCAAAATCCTAGAGTTCAAGCAGCTATCATGGAT TGTTCACAAAACCCACTGAGCATTGCAAAATACCAAAATGACAAGGAG GTTATGGATGTATTCAACAAAATATCGGAACTCTTCCCCGGAGTGACAGGGCCACCTTGA
- the LOC107936809 gene encoding protein TIC 40, chloroplastic isoform X1 — MENMNMALVSSSSSPPKLNLLPYNNALKTPTKIFTFPSSKITPRRSRISSSAHSTPPRRLPQIVFRKSIDERFASISSSSNQQTSSVGVNPYPTVPPPSSQIGSPLFWIGVGVGLSALFTWVASSLKKYAMQQAFKTMMGQMNTQNNQFANAAFPSGSPFPFPTPPSTGPVTSPSPSSAQKTSITVDVPATKVEAAPVIDPSTKGKSETEKAEPKKYAFVDVSPEETVQKSSFEDVAETSSSNNAQIPKDVSDNGAASKQDTGAFGGYQSTGKAGPGLSVDALEKMLEDPTVQKMVYPYLPEEMRNPETFKWMLQNPQYRQQLQDMLNNMGGSSEWDNRMMDSLKNFDLNSPEVKQQFDQIGLTPEEVISKIMANPEVAMAFQNPRVQAAIMDCSQNPLSIAKYQNDKEVMDVFNKISELFPGVTGPP, encoded by the exons ATGGAAAATATGAATATGGCATTAGTTTCATCCTCTTCTTCACCTCCAAAGCTTAATCTTTTACCGTACAATAACGCTCTGAAAACCCCTACCAAAATCTTCACTTTTCCATCTTCCAAGATTACCCCTCGCCGTTCCCGAATCTCCAGCTCCGCCCACTCTACTCCTCCACGACGTCTTCCCCAAATTg TTTTCAGAAAATCTATAGACGAAAGGTTTGCGAGCATTTCTTCTTCAAGTAATCAACAAACTTCATCAGTTGGAGTTAACCCTTATCCAACTGTGCCACCGCCGTCCTCTCAAAt AGGGTCGCCGCTTTTCTGGATTGGAGTAGGTGTTGGGCTCTCAGCACTCTTTACATGG GTAGCTTCAAGCTTAAAG AAATATGCAATGCAGCAAGCTTTCAAAACTATGATGGGCCAAATGAATACACAAAATAACCAATTTGCCAATGCTGCTTTTCCTTCGGGATCCCCGTTTCCTTTTCCAACACCTCCGTCAACAGGACCTGTCACATCCCCTTCTCCATCTTCTGCTCAAAAAACTAGCATTACGGTTGATGTACCTGCAACAAAAGTTGAAGCAGCCCCGGTGATTGATCCATCAACCAAAGGAAAAAGTGAAACAGAAAAAGCAGAACCAAAGAAATATG CTTTTGTAGATGTTTCTCCAGAAGAAACTGTGCAGAAGAGTTCTTTTGAAGATGTGGCTGAGACAAGTTCATCAAACAATGCTCAAATTCCCAAGGAT GTCTCTGATAATGGAGCTGCATCAAAGCAGGATACCGGTGCTTTTGGTGGTTATCAGTCAACTG GAAAAGCAGGTCCGGGTTTATCTGTGGATGCTTTAGAGAAAATGTTGGAAGATCCAACGGTGCAGAAGATGGTTTATCC ATATTTGCCAGAAGAAATGAGGAACCCCGAGACATTTAAAT GGATGCTACAAAATCCTCAATACCGTCAACAACTGCAAGACATGCT aaataatatGGGTGGAAGTTCCGAATGGGACAATAGGATGATGGATTCCTTGAAAAACTTTGATCTCAACAGTCCTGAGGTGAAGCAGCAATTCG ACCAGATTGGCCTTACACCTGAAGAAGTAATATCCAAAATCATGGCCAATCCTGAAGTTGCTATGGCATTTCAAAATCCTAGAGTTCAAGCAGCTATCATGGAT TGTTCACAAAACCCACTGAGCATTGCAAAATACCAAAATGACAAGGAG GTTATGGATGTATTCAACAAAATATCGGAACTCTTCCCCGGAGTGACAGGGCCACCTTGA
- the LOC107936809 gene encoding protein TIC 40, chloroplastic isoform X2 has translation MKIGMVVVVENKVVFKLWIQDVEYNPKYAMQQAFKTMMGQMNTQNNQFANAAFPSGSPFPFPTPPSTGPVTSPSPSSAQKTSITVDVPATKVEAAPVIDPSTKGKSETEKAEPKKYAFVDVSPEETVQKSSFEDVAETSSSNNAQIPKDVSDNGAASKQDTGAFGGYQSTGKAGPGLSVDALEKMLEDPTVQKMVYPYLPEEMRNPETFKWMLQNPQYRQQLQDMLNNMGGSSEWDNRMMDSLKNFDLNSPEVKQQFDQIGLTPEEVISKIMANPEVAMAFQNPRVQAAIMDCSQNPLSIAKYQNDKEVMDVFNKISELFPGVTGPP, from the exons ATGAAAATTGGCATGGTGGTTGTTGTCGAGAACAAAGTTGTTTTTAAATTATGGATTCAAGATGTAGAATACAATCCG AAATATGCAATGCAGCAAGCTTTCAAAACTATGATGGGCCAAATGAATACACAAAATAACCAATTTGCCAATGCTGCTTTTCCTTCGGGATCCCCGTTTCCTTTTCCAACACCTCCGTCAACAGGACCTGTCACATCCCCTTCTCCATCTTCTGCTCAAAAAACTAGCATTACGGTTGATGTACCTGCAACAAAAGTTGAAGCAGCCCCGGTGATTGATCCATCAACCAAAGGAAAAAGTGAAACAGAAAAAGCAGAACCAAAGAAATATG CTTTTGTAGATGTTTCTCCAGAAGAAACTGTGCAGAAGAGTTCTTTTGAAGATGTGGCTGAGACAAGTTCATCAAACAATGCTCAAATTCCCAAGGAT GTCTCTGATAATGGAGCTGCATCAAAGCAGGATACCGGTGCTTTTGGTGGTTATCAGTCAACTG GAAAAGCAGGTCCGGGTTTATCTGTGGATGCTTTAGAGAAAATGTTGGAAGATCCAACGGTGCAGAAGATGGTTTATCC ATATTTGCCAGAAGAAATGAGGAACCCCGAGACATTTAAAT GGATGCTACAAAATCCTCAATACCGTCAACAACTGCAAGACATGCT aaataatatGGGTGGAAGTTCCGAATGGGACAATAGGATGATGGATTCCTTGAAAAACTTTGATCTCAACAGTCCTGAGGTGAAGCAGCAATTCG ACCAGATTGGCCTTACACCTGAAGAAGTAATATCCAAAATCATGGCCAATCCTGAAGTTGCTATGGCATTTCAAAATCCTAGAGTTCAAGCAGCTATCATGGAT TGTTCACAAAACCCACTGAGCATTGCAAAATACCAAAATGACAAGGAG GTTATGGATGTATTCAACAAAATATCGGAACTCTTCCCCGGAGTGACAGGGCCACCTTGA